The Thiomicrorhabdus aquaedulcis sequence AATCGATAGCGTAAACAGTGCCAACAGTAGAACTGGCCAAAAGGTTAAAAATAATAGTGTGCGACCGGCTCTCATATAAATTATTGCCCCAACTGTTTAAGCAAGTCGAGCCAATCATTGGGTGTAATGGTGGCTAAATATTCAAAACCTTGTGCGCCCATGGGTCGAAAGAAAACCATACTTCCTTCTGGTGGAAAGTATTTCATCATTTCAACCAAGTTAGGGCCATGTGCCACTAAAATACGATTGGTTCCGCTGGCCACTGGCTCAGAGAGTAATTCAAGTGTGCGTTTAATAATGGGCTGCTTTTGGCGGGTTGTGAGCGCAGCGGTATACTGTAAATTGATATCAACTTTAATAGGTTGACCAAAGACAATTTCGGCCGTTCGCATGGCACGACATAAAGGACTCACAAGAGGCGGTTCATAAGGTAAAGCAAGCAATTTAAAGTAAGTCGAAATTTGCTTTAATTCGGCTAATCCCTCTTGCGATAATGGGCGTTGCGTAGTGCAATCGCTCAGGTTGATGGGCGCTTGGTCGGGTTGTGCTGTATCTGTTTTGCCATGACGCATATAAATTACATAGCCGCCTTGGCGCACTTGCTCAATTAATTGAGCGTTGGCAATCACAACCGATTTAAACTCATCGCTCGCCATGGCCGGGCGAAAGGTAAAAAATAAAGTGAATAAAGTGAGCGTAATCCATTTCTTCATAATTAAGGGTTTCTTTAGAAAAATTATCAAACGGCAATATTAACCTTAAAAGCCATATTTAAAAAATGGTTTATTGCTGTTTTTTGAAAATTTAAACAAACCGTAATATAAAACCTAAAAGAAGGCTTTAAATTTAATGATTTAGAGAGACCTTTGCACGAGTGAGGTGCGAGGAAAAAATGAGATAAAATTTGCCTGATTGAGGCGGAAAACGCAGTGAATAGCTGGCTATTCGCAAGGTTTTCAACAAAAATCAGGCAAATTTTAGCCATTTTTAACCGTGCCTTGACTCGTGCAAAGGTCTCTTAGAGTTAAAAATTAAAGAGAATTGTGTTTTAAACAATGTTTAACCAGGCCTGGTCAAATACATTTTGGTTTTTAAACGAAAAGTCTTGAAATGTTAACCGTTTATAGCCGACAATCCACTGGTGCAAAGTGCTCAAAAACTTTTAAAGCGTCCCACTATTTAGAGCCTACGACTTGAATTTTAAACCTACTTTTTTGGCCATAATGGCTCTTGCGTTGCTGCTGTTATTTAGCTTGCCCATTTTGTTTTATGGATTGGTCAGCGATGATTTATACGGTAAACAAGTTGATCGTGTAGCCCCAGATTTT is a genomic window containing:
- a CDS encoding histidine phosphatase family protein, translating into MKKWITLTLFTLFFTFRPAMASDEFKSVVIANAQLIEQVRQGGYVIYMRHGKTDTAQPDQAPINLSDCTTQRPLSQEGLAELKQISTYFKLLALPYEPPLVSPLCRAMRTAEIVFGQPIKVDINLQYTAALTTRQKQPIIKRTLELLSEPVASGTNRILVAHGPNLVEMMKYFPPEGSMVFFRPMGAQGFEYLATITPNDWLDLLKQLGQ